A part of Aegilops tauschii subsp. strangulata cultivar AL8/78 chromosome 2, Aet v6.0, whole genome shotgun sequence genomic DNA contains:
- the LOC109758028 gene encoding uncharacterized protein: MDFDLEYIYKHYVESSDGSSDEEDYMDETVMMHVVLEDTEHAEEHVLNFKGSIKGHRLLNRNRAHDHLTLMADYFTPDALFADHFHRCFSMRKTVFDCLYHGVRSYDDYFILKKDIVGTIGFSGYQKCAAALMLAYGTTTDSWGEYLQMSESTCGDAMVRFATVVVEVYGP, from the coding sequence ATGGATTTCGATTTGGAGTACATATACAAGCACTATGTTGAGTCGTCCGACGGGTCATCTGACGAGGAGGACTACATGGATGAGACGGTGATGATGCATGTGGTCCTTGAAGACACGGAGCATGCGGAGGAGCATGTTCTCAATTTCAAGGGCTCGATCAAGGGTCATCGACTGCTCAACCGCAACAGGGCGCACGACCATTTAACACTGATGGCCGACTACTTTACCCCCGATGCGCTATTCGCTGACCATTTTCACCGGTGTTTTTCAATGCGCAAGACTGTTTTCGATTGTTTGTACCATGGTGTCCGGTCCTATGATGACTACTTCATCTTGAAGAAGGACATCGTGGGAACGATTGGGTTCTCTGGTTACCAGAAGTGCGCGGCCGCGCTCATGCTTGCATATGGCACGACCACTGATTCCTGGGGCGAGTACCTACAGATGTCTGAGAGCACATGCGGAGATGCCATGGTCAGGTTTGCAACTGTTGTGGTGGAGGTGTATGGACCTTAG